A segment of the Candidatus Eisenbacteria bacterium genome:
AGTGCGCCGTGCTGCAGGCGCTCTGAGCCGCCGGCCGAAAGCGGTCGGCCTCAGCTTCCCGCCGCGCCCTTCTTGAGCTCGTCCACGTAGTTGAGCCGCAGGTCGGTCACGACCTGGGTCAGCACGCGCTGCTCGTCGGCCTCGAGGTTCCCCTTCGTGCGCGCTTCGAGGGCGCCCAGCGTGTCGATCGTGTTCTTGGCCGCGTCGAGATTGCGCTCGAGCTTGCCCGTCATCGGGTTCATCAGCTTGCCGAGCGCGACCATGGCCGCCTGCTGCAGGCCGAGCACGAGTTGCAGGAAGAGTGCGGCGTCGCGTGAGGGTGTGGCGTCCGTCATGTCGGCTCTCCGGCAGGCGGCGCGCCGGCCGCCTGCATGCGGGCGAGGCGCTTGGCCTCCTCCCAGTAGCGGTCCATCTCTTCGAGGGTGGCCTGCGACGGTGCGCGGCCGGTCTCCGCGAGCCGCCGCTCGACGTGCAGGAAACGTTCGCGAAAGCGGCGCAAAGTGGCGCGCAACTCGCGTTCGGGATCCACCCGCAGGTGGCGCGCGAGGTTCACGACCGCGAACAGCAGGTCACCGATTTCGTGCGCCGTGTCGGGGGTCGCGTCGCCCTCCGACAGCGAACGTTCGACCTCGGCCGTCTCCTCGCGGATCTTCGCGACCGGGCCGGCGGTCGAGGGCCAGTCGAAGCCGACGGCCGCGGCCTTTTCCTGGAGCCGGTAGGCGGCCACCAGCGCGGGCAGCCCCCTGGGCTGCTCTCCGAGCAGCGATGCCGGCGCGTCGCCGGAGCGCTTCTCGGCCTTCTTGATCTCCTGCCACTGGCGATACGCGGCGCCGCCGTCCTGCACCACCGCGTCGCCGTACACGTGCGGATGGCGGCGGATCAGCTTGTTCGCCGCGCGCTCGAGCGCCTCGGCGAGCCCGATGCCGCGCTGCTCGCCGAGCAGTTCGAGGCAGAAGACCACCAGGAACCCGAGGTCGCCGAGCTCCTCGGCCGCGTGATCGGCGTCGCCGGAGGCGATCGCTTCGACGGCTTCGACCGATTCCTCGGTCAGGTAGGGCGTCATCGTCTCGAGCGTCTGCTCGCGGTCCCACGGGCATCCGTCGGGGCCGCGAAGCCGGCGGCAGACAGCGACGAGCTGCTCGAATGCGGTGCGCTCACGGTCGGTCATGGAGCGCGACCTTAGCCGACCCGGCCCACGCGTGCACACCTGGGTCCGCTTCTCGAACGCGCGCCGCAGCGGCGGCGAGGGCCTCGCGGACGGCTCCGCCCGGTGCGCTCGTTGCCGGCGGGCCGGCGCGCGCGAATTGCGCGTCGCCCTCGCCGCTGGCTATTGTGGCCGGCCCGGCGTCGCACGGAT
Coding sequences within it:
- a CDS encoding DUF1844 domain-containing protein → MTDATPSRDAALFLQLVLGLQQAAMVALGKLMNPMTGKLERNLDAAKNTIDTLGALEARTKGNLEADEQRVLTQVVTDLRLNYVDELKKGAAGS
- the mazG gene encoding nucleoside triphosphate pyrophosphohydrolase — encoded protein: MTDRERTAFEQLVAVCRRLRGPDGCPWDREQTLETMTPYLTEESVEAVEAIASGDADHAAEELGDLGFLVVFCLELLGEQRGIGLAEALERAANKLIRRHPHVYGDAVVQDGGAAYRQWQEIKKAEKRSGDAPASLLGEQPRGLPALVAAYRLQEKAAAVGFDWPSTAGPVAKIREETAEVERSLSEGDATPDTAHEIGDLLFAVVNLARHLRVDPERELRATLRRFRERFLHVERRLAETGRAPSQATLEEMDRYWEEAKRLARMQAAGAPPAGEPT